Proteins encoded by one window of Moorella humiferrea:
- the queA gene encoding tRNA preQ1(34) S-adenosylmethionine ribosyltransferase-isomerase QueA: MRLEDFDYYLPAELIAQTPVEPRDASRLLVLHREKDMLEHRHFYDLPDYLCDGDVLVLNETRVLPARLWGRRAGTGARIEVLLLTRRTGDIWETLVRPARRVPVGTEIIFGRGELKGRVISVGKEGERLLEFAYEEGPFEALLERLGEMPLPPYIKEKPENPGRYQTVYARVDGSAAAPTAGLHFTPRLMERLQEKGIKLAYLLLHVGLGTFRPVKVENIEEHRMHAEYYEVTPETAAAINEARCRGGRVVAVGTTVVRTLETVATSEGVIRPGKGWTDIFIYPGYTFKAVDCLITNFHLPKSTLIMLVSAFAGREKILAAYKEAVAAGYRFFSFGDAMLIL, from the coding sequence TTGCGCCTGGAAGACTTTGATTATTATCTACCAGCGGAATTAATAGCCCAAACACCGGTGGAGCCGCGGGATGCCTCGCGGCTCCTCGTCCTGCACCGGGAAAAAGACATGCTAGAACATCGTCATTTCTATGATTTACCAGATTATCTATGTGATGGGGATGTCCTTGTTTTAAACGAAACCCGGGTGCTGCCGGCCCGCCTGTGGGGCCGCCGGGCCGGTACCGGGGCCAGGATCGAAGTCCTTTTGCTTACAAGGCGTACAGGGGATATCTGGGAGACCCTGGTCCGTCCGGCGCGGCGGGTACCGGTGGGTACGGAGATAATCTTTGGTAGAGGGGAATTGAAGGGGCGAGTTATATCCGTAGGCAAGGAAGGAGAGCGGCTTTTGGAGTTTGCCTATGAGGAAGGGCCCTTTGAAGCACTGCTGGAGCGCCTCGGGGAAATGCCCCTGCCCCCATATATTAAAGAAAAACCCGAAAACCCCGGTCGGTACCAGACGGTATATGCCCGGGTAGACGGCTCGGCCGCGGCGCCGACGGCCGGGCTGCATTTTACTCCGCGCCTAATGGAGAGACTTCAGGAAAAGGGCATAAAGCTGGCATATCTCCTCCTCCACGTCGGTTTGGGAACCTTCCGTCCCGTCAAGGTCGAAAACATTGAAGAACACCGAATGCATGCCGAGTATTATGAAGTGACTCCGGAGACGGCGGCGGCCATTAACGAGGCCCGGTGCCGGGGTGGAAGGGTGGTGGCCGTAGGGACGACGGTGGTCCGCACCCTGGAGACGGTGGCCACCTCGGAAGGTGTAATCCGTCCGGGAAAGGGGTGGACGGACATCTTTATTTATCCCGGTTATACCTTTAAGGCCGTCGACTGTTTGATTACCAATTTCCACCTGCCCAAATCGACCCTCATCATGCTCGTCAGCGCCTTTGCCGGTCGGGAAAAAATCCTGGCCGCATACAAAGAGGCCGTAGCGGCGGGGTACCGTTTTTTCAGCTTTGGAGACGCCATGTTGATTTTATAG
- a CDS encoding DUF2905 domain-containing protein, translated as MGDWSFFGKLLLGMGLFLALMGLVVLLMGKLFSIGRLPGDIYIQKGNFTFYFPLVSSLLLSLILTIVLNLIFRR; from the coding sequence ATGGGTGATTGGAGTTTTTTTGGCAAACTTTTGCTCGGTATGGGTTTGTTTCTCGCTTTGATGGGCCTCGTAGTTTTGTTAATGGGCAAGCTCTTTTCAATAGGTCGCCTTCCCGGGGACATTTATATTCAAAAAGGCAATTTTACCTTCTATTTTCCATTGGTGAGTTCCCTTCTTTTAAGCCTCATCCTGACGATAGTTTTAAATTTAATTTTCCGGCGCTAG
- the ruvA gene encoding Holliday junction branch migration protein RuvA, which produces MIGYLRGPLLQVTAEGILLETGGIGWHVRTSPAENWPPLGTEVAVYTHLVVKEDALELYGFTSPKGLKLFTLLLGVAGIGPRGAMQILAAADPDRLAQAIVAEDTAFLTALPGIGTKKAKRLLLELKDALLKAGFAATVSERANNDEALAALLALGYGREEIARVLARVEAELGPGADTAAVVQAVLKIMGRGGGAA; this is translated from the coding sequence ATGATCGGGTACCTGCGCGGGCCGCTTCTCCAGGTAACGGCCGAAGGTATACTATTGGAAACCGGAGGCATCGGCTGGCATGTCCGCACCTCGCCGGCAGAGAATTGGCCGCCGCTGGGAACGGAGGTCGCCGTCTACACCCACCTGGTGGTTAAGGAAGACGCCCTGGAATTGTACGGTTTTACCAGCCCCAAAGGACTAAAGCTCTTTACCCTCCTTCTGGGAGTGGCGGGCATAGGACCCCGGGGAGCGATGCAGATCCTGGCGGCGGCCGATCCAGATAGGCTGGCCCAGGCCATTGTTGCTGAAGACACCGCGTTTTTGACCGCCCTCCCCGGCATAGGGACAAAAAAGGCCAAACGCCTTCTTCTGGAACTAAAGGATGCCCTCTTGAAGGCAGGTTTTGCCGCCACAGTATCGGAAAGGGCCAATAATGATGAAGCCCTGGCTGCCCTTCTGGCCCTGGGGTACGGTCGCGAGGAGATAGCCCGGGTTTTGGCCCGGGTGGAGGCGGAGCTTGGGCCCGGGGCCGACACGGCGGCCGTTGTCCAGGCCGTTTTGAAGATCATGGGTAGGGGAGGTGGAGCGGCTTGA
- a CDS encoding CAP domain-containing protein → MRFKVKIPTAYLIACLVVTVLVLTFAPLPPVQAATYSGNYYAFHFAPLKYLYSRYAQPQPAPLPAPAPKPVPVPAPQPEPQNENYQLHEFEQKVVDLVNAERAKAGLKPLTLDIQLARVARLKAEDMRDNNYFSHESPTYGSFFTMLQKFGITYRTAGENIAAGYQTPEAVVAAWMGSPGHRNNILNPNFTSIGVGYTMGGSYRNYWVQLFIGK, encoded by the coding sequence TTGCGGTTTAAGGTTAAAATTCCGACCGCATATTTAATTGCCTGCCTCGTCGTCACCGTTTTAGTTTTAACCTTCGCACCCCTTCCACCGGTGCAAGCCGCCACTTACAGCGGTAACTATTATGCCTTCCATTTTGCACCACTAAAATATTTATACTCTAGATATGCTCAACCGCAGCCGGCACCGCTGCCTGCCCCGGCACCAAAACCGGTACCAGTTCCGGCTCCGCAGCCTGAACCGCAGAACGAAAACTATCAGCTCCATGAGTTTGAACAGAAAGTCGTCGATTTGGTCAATGCCGAACGCGCCAAAGCCGGACTAAAACCCCTGACTTTAGACATACAGCTGGCCAGGGTAGCACGTCTCAAGGCCGAAGACATGCGGGACAATAATTACTTCAGCCACGAATCGCCCACCTACGGTTCTTTTTTCACCATGTTGCAGAAATTCGGCATTACTTACCGCACCGCCGGTGAAAACATCGCCGCCGGTTATCAGACGCCGGAGGCAGTGGTCGCAGCCTGGATGGGCAGTCCTGGTCATCGCAATAACATTTTAAATCCTAATTTCACCTCCATCGGCGTCGGCTATACGATGGGCGGCAGTTACCGGAACTATTGGGTTCAGCTGTTTATCGGCAAATAG
- a CDS encoding anti-sigma factor domain-containing protein, with protein MGNPVRGLVVAKQGREVIVLTPEGEWRSIPLAGPVPEVGEEVMLPPAKKASRRQVLMAAAAVILLLVLALPLARRAIVPSVPVVPAYYVGIDINPSIELAVDGEERVLSARGFNEDGEKLLGAVALKNEKIAEAVAILTTEAIRQGYYLPDRKGTMVVTVSPAEGRAEEEREAGDALGQKVSERARNILRQAGVEAVVETAVVDPEIRSRAEAYGLSPGKYGILLEALEAGLPVTADDLKQESIAGVLGRFGDNWEELLHRLHQDRELLQKERQLDAALKKALGKKEANENSPDTAASGKDNASGKVGRDGNLKDKSRETGENASRGRLQENDGVAKETAPERLKDDTVKRDAGPEPKKATPINPPRDNKQSRSHVDSR; from the coding sequence ATGGGTAACCCGGTACGAGGGCTGGTGGTGGCCAAGCAGGGACGTGAAGTGATCGTGTTGACGCCGGAAGGGGAATGGCGCTCTATCCCTTTGGCCGGACCTGTACCGGAAGTTGGGGAAGAAGTCATGCTGCCGCCGGCAAAAAAGGCTTCCAGACGGCAGGTATTGATGGCAGCGGCGGCGGTCATATTACTGCTTGTCCTAGCCCTCCCCCTGGCCCGTCGGGCCATAGTTCCTTCCGTTCCCGTCGTTCCTGCCTATTATGTCGGCATTGACATCAACCCCAGCATCGAGCTGGCTGTTGACGGGGAAGAACGCGTGCTGAGTGCCCGCGGTTTCAACGAAGACGGCGAAAAGCTCCTCGGGGCTGTAGCCTTAAAAAATGAGAAAATCGCCGAGGCCGTCGCCATTTTGACCACCGAGGCGATCCGGCAAGGGTATTACCTTCCCGACCGTAAGGGAACAATGGTGGTAACGGTAAGTCCTGCCGAAGGCAGGGCGGAGGAAGAAAGGGAGGCCGGTGACGCCCTGGGCCAGAAGGTGTCCGAGCGTGCCCGAAATATCCTCCGCCAGGCCGGGGTAGAGGCTGTAGTGGAAACGGCGGTCGTTGACCCGGAAATCCGCAGTCGTGCGGAAGCTTACGGCCTATCACCCGGTAAATACGGCATTCTCCTGGAAGCCCTGGAAGCCGGTCTGCCGGTTACGGCAGACGATTTAAAACAAGAAAGTATCGCCGGTGTACTGGGGCGGTTTGGCGACAATTGGGAAGAACTCCTGCACAGGCTGCACCAGGATCGAGAACTTTTACAAAAGGAGCGGCAGCTGGATGCGGCTTTAAAAAAGGCCCTGGGTAAAAAAGAGGCAAATGAAAATAGTCCCGACACGGCCGCGAGTGGGAAAGATAATGCTTCCGGCAAGGTGGGGCGGGACGGCAACTTAAAGGACAAAAGCCGTGAAACTGGTGAAAATGCCTCCCGGGGACGGCTACAGGAGAACGACGGTGTGGCGAAAGAAACTGCGCCGGAACGGCTTAAAGATGATACAGTTAAGCGTGACGCAGGGCCAGAACCCAAGAAGGCGACCCCAATTAATCCGCCAAGGGATAACAAACAATCACGATCCCATGTTGATAGCAGGTGA
- the sigI gene encoding RNA polymerase sigma factor SigI produces the protein MPSEADPSQLLLRAREGDTGAREELIRRFTPFILAVVSRVTGHFIRLGEDDEASVGLMAFNEAIDSFRPGGGANFLTLAETIIRRRLIDYFRREGRHRQVLSLHALDNETAAALDSQVEEEINLVNELADRRREIERYREELASFGITFKDLVKATPQHRDARDRALAAARVVADNPLFRRYLKEHKALPLKALEQSLDTSRKTLERHRKYIIAAAVMLMGDYEYLADYIGHSKGSGRNG, from the coding sequence GTGCCGTCAGAAGCAGATCCCAGCCAGTTGCTGCTAAGGGCGAGGGAGGGGGATACGGGTGCCAGGGAAGAGTTAATACGCCGCTTTACCCCCTTTATCCTGGCCGTAGTATCCCGGGTGACCGGTCATTTTATCCGCCTGGGGGAAGACGATGAAGCCAGCGTCGGCCTGATGGCCTTTAACGAAGCTATAGATAGTTTCCGGCCGGGCGGAGGTGCCAACTTTCTAACCCTTGCCGAAACCATTATTCGCCGTCGTTTAATAGATTATTTTCGCCGCGAAGGGCGTCACCGCCAGGTTTTATCCCTGCACGCCCTTGATAATGAAACGGCGGCCGCCCTCGATTCCCAGGTCGAAGAAGAAATAAATCTGGTCAACGAGCTGGCCGACAGACGCCGGGAGATTGAACGCTATCGGGAAGAGCTGGCCAGCTTCGGTATTACCTTTAAAGATCTGGTAAAGGCCACCCCCCAGCATCGGGACGCCCGCGACCGTGCCCTGGCGGCCGCCCGGGTGGTGGCGGACAATCCCCTATTCCGCCGTTACCTTAAGGAACATAAAGCCCTACCTTTAAAGGCACTGGAACAATCCTTGGACACAAGTCGTAAAACCCTGGAACGCCACCGCAAATACATCATAGCCGCGGCGGTTATGTTAATGGGTGATTATGAATACCTGGCGGATTACATAGGTCACAGTAAAGGAAGTGGTCGGAATGGGTAA
- the ruvC gene encoding crossover junction endodeoxyribonuclease RuvC has translation MLILGIDPGTAIMGYGLIEAGNGGTLQAFAYGCIRTPAELKTSRRLVMIYDRLREIIKEHHPDIMAVEELFFNKNSRTAMAVGQARGVAILAAAHGAVPVAEYTPLEVKQAVTGYGRAPKEQVQRMVQTLLGLKNRPEPDDVADALAVAICHASMASWPRRKTGVWRQ, from the coding sequence ATGCTAATCCTGGGAATTGACCCTGGTACCGCCATAATGGGTTATGGTTTGATAGAGGCCGGCAACGGCGGGACGTTGCAGGCCTTTGCCTACGGCTGTATTAGGACGCCGGCGGAGTTAAAGACCAGTCGGCGCCTGGTTATGATATACGATCGCCTACGGGAAATAATAAAGGAGCACCACCCGGACATTATGGCCGTGGAGGAGCTGTTTTTTAACAAAAACAGCCGTACGGCCATGGCTGTAGGTCAGGCCCGGGGAGTGGCCATCCTTGCGGCGGCCCACGGGGCCGTTCCCGTCGCCGAGTATACACCCCTGGAAGTAAAGCAGGCGGTCACCGGCTACGGCCGGGCTCCCAAGGAACAGGTGCAGCGGATGGTCCAGACCCTGCTGGGCCTGAAAAACCGGCCGGAACCTGACGACGTTGCCGACGCCCTGGCCGTGGCCATCTGCCATGCCAGCATGGCTTCCTGGCCTCGCCGGAAAACAGGGGTGTGGCGCCAATGA
- a CDS encoding 2-hydroxyacyl-CoA dehydratase subunit D, which produces MDIYQLLRSYLETALRQRALKSPWTYRVLRQAVAARRKSFSWQAAHSLLLHTIDQAAAAFLQKGPVIWHNVFFPTEVLYGLGVIPFAPEAAAVAATGLGIAAKALQQAEGDWVSGETCTFHRLAYGCDRLGYFPRPSGVVCSSHLCDTAPQSLAAAAAYHGVPFYLLDVPHQQDAAALSYVARQLKTITFSMVESLNLTWDEGRLQQALVNSNAARERLMAINNLRQKRPACIRGEEAHSFIYLMLAGFGAAATVAVYEELLNQLERSYRKNEPAVPEEKARVVWLHLKPYYPNEIFQILEQEAGIIIVCEEMNHVYWEPLEPERPFYSLARKVLSHHGLGPISRRIEAVLAMTESYKADGVIHFAHWGCRQSAGAIRLLQEALREKGISFLNLEGDCIDQSKYAPGAVRTRLEGFIEMLLT; this is translated from the coding sequence ATGGACATCTACCAGTTGCTGCGCTCTTACCTTGAGACGGCTTTACGCCAACGAGCCTTAAAATCCCCCTGGACATATAGGGTTTTAAGACAGGCCGTTGCCGCCCGGAGAAAAAGTTTTTCCTGGCAGGCGGCCCACAGCCTCCTCCTTCATACCATCGACCAGGCCGCTGCCGCCTTTTTGCAAAAGGGCCCGGTGATCTGGCATAATGTTTTCTTCCCTACCGAGGTTCTTTATGGCCTGGGAGTAATCCCCTTTGCCCCGGAAGCGGCCGCGGTGGCAGCCACAGGTCTGGGCATAGCCGCCAAGGCCCTGCAGCAGGCCGAAGGCGACTGGGTAAGCGGTGAAACCTGCACTTTTCACCGTTTAGCCTACGGCTGCGATCGCCTGGGTTACTTCCCCCGGCCGTCAGGGGTGGTCTGCAGTTCCCACCTGTGCGATACTGCTCCCCAGTCCCTGGCGGCTGCGGCGGCTTACCACGGTGTACCCTTTTATCTTTTGGATGTGCCTCACCAACAGGACGCCGCCGCCTTGAGCTACGTTGCCCGCCAGCTCAAGACCATTACTTTTTCCATGGTAGAATCCCTAAACCTGACGTGGGATGAAGGGCGCCTCCAGCAAGCCCTCGTCAATTCCAACGCCGCCCGGGAACGCCTGATGGCCATAAACAACCTGCGGCAAAAGCGCCCGGCCTGCATTCGGGGGGAAGAAGCCCACAGCTTTATTTACCTGATGCTTGCCGGTTTTGGAGCGGCCGCTACCGTTGCCGTATACGAAGAGCTGCTGAATCAGCTGGAACGAAGTTACCGGAAGAATGAACCTGCCGTGCCGGAAGAAAAGGCCCGGGTGGTATGGCTGCACCTTAAGCCTTATTATCCCAATGAGATTTTTCAGATATTGGAGCAAGAGGCCGGAATAATTATCGTCTGTGAAGAAATGAACCATGTCTACTGGGAACCCCTGGAGCCGGAGAGGCCCTTTTACAGCCTGGCGCGTAAAGTTTTAAGCCATCACGGTTTGGGGCCCATAAGCCGGAGGATAGAAGCCGTCCTGGCCATGACGGAATCCTATAAAGCCGACGGGGTAATCCATTTCGCCCACTGGGGATGCCGCCAGAGCGCGGGCGCCATACGCCTGCTGCAGGAGGCTTTACGGGAGAAGGGCATATCCTTCCTCAACCTGGAAGGAGACTGCATTGATCAAAGCAAATACGCTCCCGGCGCCGTGCGGACGCGCCTGGAGGGTTTTATAGAAATGTTATTAACCTAG
- a CDS encoding 2-hydroxyacyl-CoA dehydratase subunit D, which translates to MGDFIGWLCHYTPVEVITAAGYIPLRLLGRKGNNSRSATYFSGNLCPYVQSCLEAALRHELPPLKGVVIARSCNAMMHLANLWPRYITRGQTFVLDVPRRFDDDAVLYFAQNLRRLTKELTGTTNIDKENLWTAINWWEEQREGWRELLSRRAEETPLSGTEIMAKLTRWQSPAASVKATNSQAFISLTADGKQKKDVERPRLFLAGSIIPQELVEMIEELGGLVTFADGCNGWRLLLAPVTGDERDPFLYLAKLYLGGPPCPRMVPVRGWRSRYWAAAVEQFQIRGAIYHAMKFCDAAVYDFLALKNFCEKRGLPLLRLDGDFSGGNRGQWRTRIEAFLEMLEVQ; encoded by the coding sequence ATGGGTGATTTTATAGGCTGGCTGTGTCATTATACGCCGGTAGAAGTTATCACCGCAGCAGGCTACATACCCTTACGGCTATTGGGGAGAAAAGGCAATAATTCACGAAGTGCTACCTATTTTTCCGGCAACCTTTGTCCTTATGTGCAAAGCTGCCTCGAAGCGGCCCTCCGCCATGAGCTGCCTCCCTTAAAAGGCGTAGTAATCGCCCGCTCCTGCAATGCCATGATGCACCTGGCCAACTTATGGCCCCGCTACATTACCAGAGGCCAAACCTTCGTCCTAGATGTGCCCCGCCGTTTTGACGACGACGCCGTACTTTATTTTGCCCAAAATTTGCGTCGTCTGACAAAAGAACTTACAGGAACCACAAATATTGATAAAGAAAACCTGTGGACGGCCATAAACTGGTGGGAGGAACAGCGGGAGGGCTGGCGGGAACTGCTTTCCCGCCGGGCGGAAGAAACGCCTTTATCCGGTACGGAAATAATGGCCAAGCTAACCAGATGGCAGTCCCCCGCCGCTTCCGTTAAGGCAACAAATAGTCAGGCGTTCATTAGCCTGACGGCCGATGGAAAACAGAAAAAAGACGTCGAACGTCCGCGTCTTTTTCTTGCCGGAAGCATCATCCCCCAAGAGCTGGTTGAAATGATCGAAGAACTGGGCGGATTGGTGACATTTGCGGACGGCTGCAACGGCTGGCGGCTTTTACTGGCGCCGGTCACCGGCGACGAAAGGGATCCTTTCCTTTATCTGGCCAAGCTCTACCTGGGAGGTCCGCCCTGCCCGAGGATGGTGCCCGTACGGGGGTGGCGCAGCCGCTACTGGGCCGCGGCGGTAGAGCAGTTCCAGATTCGAGGAGCCATCTATCATGCCATGAAATTTTGCGATGCCGCCGTGTATGACTTTTTAGCGTTAAAAAACTTCTGTGAAAAAAGAGGGTTACCCCTTCTCCGCCTCGACGGCGACTTCAGCGGCGGTAACCGGGGACAGTGGCGGACCAGGATAGAAGCTTTCCTTGAGATGCTGGAGGTGCAGTAA
- a CDS encoding BofC C-terminal domain-containing protein, with protein MRKAYRRLSIIGFIIFMLGIVVAYQQARVNNGLNPVLLRVPGLLEPRVLEEPRLEKYYRFCGHREALPLPAGVKWNWAGVEELHILFPASEGWRITWEGERLVITQEIDGLCPTDSPKRHLAVKDGMVAVYQGPAGSLGPLMRVTNIKVTALPRGWKEKIESGQIEFNSEKEMLEALDSLDEFRS; from the coding sequence TTGCGTAAGGCTTACCGGCGCTTAAGTATTATCGGTTTTATAATCTTTATGCTAGGTATTGTTGTAGCCTATCAGCAAGCAAGGGTTAACAATGGGCTCAATCCGGTTCTCCTCAGGGTGCCCGGTCTTTTGGAACCGCGGGTACTGGAAGAACCGAGGTTGGAAAAATATTATCGTTTTTGTGGCCATCGGGAAGCTCTTCCTTTACCGGCGGGGGTTAAATGGAATTGGGCCGGAGTAGAGGAATTGCACATTCTTTTTCCGGCGTCCGAGGGCTGGCGTATAACCTGGGAGGGTGAACGTTTGGTCATCACCCAGGAGATAGACGGCCTCTGTCCGACAGATTCCCCCAAACGTCACCTGGCCGTTAAAGACGGAATGGTGGCTGTTTATCAGGGGCCGGCAGGCAGCCTGGGGCCCCTAATGCGGGTAACAAATATAAAGGTCACAGCTTTACCCAGGGGATGGAAGGAAAAGATAGAAAGCGGCCAAATAGAGTTTAATTCCGAAAAAGAAATGCTGGAAGCCCTCGACAGCCTGGATGAATTTCGCTCCTGA
- a CDS encoding YebC/PmpR family DNA-binding transcriptional regulator, whose translation MSGHSKWANIKHRKAKMDEKRGRLFTKIAREIIIAARQGGGDPEGNPRLKAAIARAKEVNMPNDNIQRAIMRGTGELEGAAYEEMVYEGYGPGGVAMLLNIATDNRNRTASEIRYIFSRNGGSLGESGCVAWMFDAKGVITVEVPVGEKREEIILQAIEAGAEDVDDSDPAAIEIKTATADMEKVKKVLEEAGANIASAEIAMVPQTTVTIDDPETAAKVMRLVDRLEDHDDVQAVYTNADIPAHILEQVEL comes from the coding sequence ATGTCTGGCCATTCCAAGTGGGCTAATATAAAGCACCGCAAAGCCAAAATGGATGAGAAACGCGGACGCCTTTTTACCAAAATTGCCCGGGAGATTATTATCGCCGCCCGGCAGGGCGGTGGCGATCCGGAAGGCAATCCGCGCTTGAAGGCGGCCATAGCCCGGGCCAAGGAAGTAAATATGCCCAATGATAATATTCAGCGGGCCATAATGAGGGGTACCGGAGAACTAGAAGGTGCGGCGTATGAAGAGATGGTTTATGAGGGGTACGGTCCCGGCGGCGTAGCTATGCTGTTAAATATCGCAACAGACAATCGTAACCGCACGGCTTCAGAAATCCGCTATATTTTTTCCCGCAACGGCGGCAGTTTGGGAGAAAGCGGTTGTGTGGCCTGGATGTTTGACGCCAAAGGGGTCATTACCGTTGAAGTTCCAGTGGGAGAAAAGCGGGAAGAAATAATCCTGCAGGCCATTGAGGCCGGGGCAGAAGACGTCGATGACAGCGATCCCGCGGCCATAGAGATCAAGACGGCTACCGCAGATATGGAGAAGGTAAAAAAGGTCCTGGAGGAGGCCGGAGCTAATATTGCGAGCGCCGAAATCGCCATGGTACCCCAAACTACGGTAACTATCGACGACCCGGAAACGGCCGCCAAGGTAATGCGCTTGGTAGACCGTCTGGAAGATCATGATGACGTTCAGGCTGTTTATACCAACGCCGATATTCCCGCCCATATTTTAGAGCAAGTGGAGTTATAA
- the ruvB gene encoding Holliday junction branch migration DNA helicase RuvB has product MTVERLLAGNLHREDEELDVSLRPRFLAEYIGQQHVKETLAIFIQAARERGEALDHVLLYGPPGLGKTTLAGIIANEMGANLRVTSGPALERAGDLAAILTNLEPRDVLFIDEIHRLPRQVEEILYPAMEDFALDIILGKGPAARSIRLDLPPFTLVGATTRAGLLSSPLRDRFGINSRLEFYRIEELEQIILRAAAILQVKIEPEGAREIACRSRGTPRVANRLLKRVRDYAEVRAGGIITREVAMKALEFLQVDALGLDNSDRRLLLTLIQKFGGGPVGLDTLAAAVSEEPDTIEDVYEPFLLQHGFIQRTPRGRIATARAYDHLGIKRLDSLF; this is encoded by the coding sequence TTGACGGTGGAGCGCCTGCTGGCCGGTAACCTGCATCGGGAAGACGAAGAATTGGATGTGAGTTTAAGGCCGCGTTTTTTAGCAGAATATATCGGCCAGCAGCATGTTAAAGAAACCCTCGCCATATTCATCCAGGCGGCCCGGGAACGGGGAGAAGCCCTGGATCACGTTTTGCTTTACGGTCCGCCTGGTCTGGGAAAAACTACCCTAGCCGGTATAATTGCCAATGAAATGGGAGCCAACCTTAGGGTTACTTCAGGGCCGGCTTTGGAACGCGCCGGTGATCTGGCGGCCATCCTTACCAATCTGGAACCGCGGGACGTTTTATTCATTGACGAAATTCACCGCCTGCCCCGTCAGGTGGAAGAGATTCTATACCCGGCCATGGAGGATTTTGCCCTGGACATTATCCTCGGCAAGGGCCCTGCCGCCCGCTCCATTCGTCTGGATCTGCCTCCCTTCACTTTAGTCGGGGCCACCACTAGGGCGGGCTTACTATCTTCGCCCCTGCGGGACCGTTTTGGCATTAATTCCCGTTTGGAATTTTATCGCATAGAGGAGCTGGAGCAAATTATTCTCCGGGCGGCGGCCATACTGCAGGTAAAGATTGAGCCTGAAGGCGCCCGGGAAATTGCCTGCCGGTCCCGAGGGACCCCGCGGGTGGCCAACAGGCTGCTGAAAAGGGTGAGGGATTACGCAGAAGTTCGCGCCGGGGGGATCATCACCCGGGAAGTGGCGATGAAAGCCCTCGAGTTCTTGCAGGTCGACGCCCTTGGTCTGGACAATTCCGACCGTCGCCTGCTGTTAACCCTTATCCAAAAATTTGGCGGCGGCCCCGTAGGCCTTGACACCCTGGCGGCGGCCGTCAGCGAAGAACCAGATACCATCGAAGACGTTTATGAACCCTTTTTACTGCAGCATGGCTTTATCCAGCGAACCCCCAGGGGCCGCATTGCCACCGCCAGGGCTTATGACCATTTGGGTATAAAGCGGCTGGACAGCCTGTTTTAA
- a CDS encoding acyl-CoA dehydratase activase has protein sequence MILTAGIDIGSLTTKAVVVADGQLQGAAVLKSSVDGEATARTALQEALSRAGFKEDDLAGIVATGYGRIRVSFARRRITEITCHARGIYHLWPDVRTVIDIGGQDSKVILLDEGGRVRDFVMNEKCAAGTGRFLEVMANALEVPVKEMGRLSLEAVQGANISSMCTVFAETEVVSLVAEGRPVPEIIKGLHNAIAQRVVAMAQRAGWEEPVAMTGGVAKNLGVVKSLEEQLGASIRVPPDPQIIGALGAALLAAE, from the coding sequence GTGATTTTGACGGCAGGAATAGATATCGGAAGCCTGACAACGAAGGCGGTGGTAGTGGCGGACGGTCAGTTGCAGGGCGCTGCCGTTTTAAAAAGCAGCGTTGACGGTGAAGCTACCGCCCGCACGGCCTTACAGGAAGCCCTGTCCCGGGCCGGTTTTAAGGAAGACGATCTGGCGGGGATTGTGGCCACGGGTTACGGCCGCATCCGCGTTTCCTTCGCCCGGCGTCGCATCACGGAAATAACCTGCCATGCCCGGGGAATTTATCACCTGTGGCCCGACGTGCGCACGGTCATCGACATCGGCGGCCAGGACAGCAAAGTCATTCTCTTAGATGAAGGCGGCAGGGTGCGGGATTTTGTGATGAACGAAAAATGCGCCGCAGGCACCGGCCGCTTCCTGGAAGTTATGGCCAACGCTTTAGAAGTACCGGTAAAGGAGATGGGCCGCCTTTCCCTTGAAGCCGTGCAGGGAGCCAACATCAGCAGCATGTGTACCGTTTTTGCCGAAACGGAAGTCGTCTCCCTGGTGGCCGAAGGCCGCCCCGTACCGGAAATTATAAAGGGCCTGCACAACGCCATTGCCCAGCGGGTGGTAGCCATGGCCCAGAGGGCCGGGTGGGAAGAACCGGTGGCCATGACCGGCGGCGTGGCCAAAAATTTAGGAGTGGTAAAAAGCCTGGAAGAACAGCTGGGTGCCAGCATTCGCGTACCCCCAGATCCCCAGATCATCGGCGCCCTGGGAGCCGCCCTGCTGGCGGCTGAATAA